Proteins from one Candidatus Methylomirabilota bacterium genomic window:
- a CDS encoding Zn-dependent alcohol dehydrogenase yields MVRRNIETMNAAVYQGNRQIRLEQLPLPKIGPGELLVKVSGCGLCATDVSKVDHALVTPP; encoded by the coding sequence ATGGTGAGGCGCAATATTGAAACGATGAATGCGGCGGTCTACCAGGGGAATCGGCAGATTCGCCTGGAACAGCTTCCCCTGCCCAAGATCGGGCCGGGGGAGCTCCTGGTCAAGGTCAGCGGATGTGGTCTCTGTGCGACCGACGTGTCCAAGGTGGATCACGCCCTCGTGACGCCTCCC